Proteins encoded by one window of Xylocopa sonorina isolate GNS202 chromosome 16, iyXylSono1_principal, whole genome shotgun sequence:
- the LOC143431006 gene encoding terpene synthase-like, with translation MTHLAHNVNPSAVRIFSEQYIQIARGQGIDFYWRNNYICPSETECKVMGIQKCGIFVTIARLMLLFSDYKKDVTTLMGMLAIGGIKFIFISHFISHLFFINSCYTAFYDYLLAREYIDAIFTEICYAESKGYDDLTEGYFNFLIVHAIQAGPKGKEIMSILHSNYIELKRYCVSLLKKYGTYAYTRTVLEKLDKKMREEVEHLGGNPLFNKMLDELDSWKHGGDY, from the exons ATGACGCATTTGGCCCATAATGTTAATCCTAGT GCTGTACGAATATTCTCAGAACAATACATACAGATTGCCAGAGGCCAGGGTATAGATTTTTATTGGAGGAACAATTATATTTGTCCATCCGAGACAGAGTGTAAAGTAATGGGAATACAGA AATGCGGTATTTTTGTCACCATCGCAAGACTGATGCTACTATTCTCTGATTATAAAAAGGATGTTACAACCTTGATGGGAATGTTAGCGAT AGGAG gaataaaatttatatttatttctcACTTTATTTCTCAccttttttttataaattcttgttATACGGCATTTTATGATTATCTTTTAGCTAGAGAATACATCGACGCGATTTTTACAGAAATCTGT TATGCAGAAAGTAAAGGTTACGATGACCTTACCGAAGGATATTTCAACTTTCTCATTGTACATGCCATTCAAGCAGGTCCAAAAGGCAAGGAGATAATGAGTATCCTTCATTCAAAtta CATCGAGCTGAAGCGGTATTGTGTCAGCTTATTGAAAAAGTATGGAACATACGCTTATACAAGAACTGTACTTGAGAAATTGGATAAAAAGATGAGGGAAGAAGTTGAACATTTAGGTGGAAATCCTCTATTCAATAAGATGTTAGACGAGCTAGACAGTTGGAAGCACGGGGGTGATTATTAG
- the LOC143431008 gene encoding uncharacterized protein LOC143431008, with product MFKYLGVRVANIVKLAKLRNALKMRCSDDAAVRNVCVRQEDIIKKYAILIGYQWPMEPQIEPPTNRRCKDIKESYDKIGNGWLYYPDLLRPSRYLDVIKLRTNISGITAALRRADSDRNYLFSSRCAVFEEPEVVGNHRKPDLIIKDQNRILVVDVQVRYEDKENVHNVYQEKLRKYKDTAEYIELKLNGLTAQVVPIVIGCRGAVLKCTRELDEPYGE from the exons ATGTTTAAATATTTGGGAGTT AGAGTGGCGAACATAGTGAAGTTAGCTAAGCTGAGGAACGCTCTAAAAATGAGATGTTCCGATGATGCAGCAGTACGCAACGTTTGCGTTAGGCAGGAAGATATTATAAAGAAGTATGCCATATTAATTGGTTATCAGTGGCCAATGGAGCCACAGATTGAGCCTCCAACAAATCGAAGAT GCAAGGATATTAAAGAGTCTTATGATAAAATTGGCAATGGATGGCTTTATTACCCTGATCTACTGAGGCCGTCCAGATATTTGGacgttattaaactaagaacaAATATATCTGGCATTACAGCAGCATTGAGAAGAGCAGATAGTGATAGAAACTATCTGT TTTCGAGTAGATGTGCGGTGTTTGAAGAGCCTGAAGTTGTGGGTAACCACAGAAAACCAGATCTGATTATTAAAGACCAGAATAGGATCCTCGTGGTAGACGTACAAGTACGGTACGAAGACAAAGAAAATGTTCACAACGTGTATCAAGAAAAATTAAGAAAATATAAAGACACCGCTGAATATATCGAACTAAAATTAAATGGACTAACAGCACAAGTAGTCCCTATAGTAATTGGTTGTAGGGGAGCAGTGCTAAAATGTACAAG GGAACTGGACGAACCCTACGGAGAATAA